In Bradyrhizobium paxllaeri, the genomic stretch GTGCCCGGTCTCGCCTCGAACTACTCAACGCTCCAACTGCTCGACGTGTGCGCAACACCGGCCGATTGCCGGTGCGCGATGCTGTGCGCGTCGAACGGGAGACACGAGGTGAAGCCGGGGCCTGCTCGTGAACTAACCATTTAGTTGTTACATGGGAGATAAGAAATATGCGTCAAGCAACATCGAAGGCCGTGGCAGGTTCGAACGCCAGCCGTCGAAAGCTGTTCTCGCTCGCGGGCATCACGGGCATCGTCCTGTTCGCAGGCGTCGCGGCGGCCAACGCGCAGAGCACCGGTATCGCTTCCTGCGACGACTTCCTGACCAAGTACGACGCCTGCATCGTCTCCAAGGTCCCCGAGGCACAGCGCGCGATGTACAAGACGCAGATCGACACGACGCGCAAGGCGTGGGTCGACATGGCCAAGAATCCGTCGACCAAGGCGACCATGGAAGCGACCTGCAAGCAAACCCTGGACGCGACGAAGGCCTCGCTCACAGCCTATGGCTGTTCGTTCTGATCGGCATAAGAACGCCCAAAAGGAGTGGCGCCAAACAGGCGCCACTCAAGCTTTTCCGTGTCGGTTAACGTCTTGTTAACCATATCGTCCCAGCATGGCCGTCAATGGGAGTCGCCACGGACGTTAGCCCGTAGGCGCGATTGATCGTTCATCTTGGGGGCGGGCGGGAGCTCGCGGGGCTCCAAGGAGCAACGTCATGTCGTCACCTGGCGTACGACACCAAGCAAATTTGCTTTCCGAGTTCGTTGCGGCGATTTTCGGGGCGCTTGGTTTGGGAGTTCCGATTGCGGTTGCGATCATTTGGATTTGTTCCTGATCGGCATGCTGCCTGTCTCGTAACAGCGTCCCTATGAAGCGGGCGTGGCGGAGCGTGGGGGAGGCTAATCGGGGAGGGCCGCAACGGCTACGATCTCGATAACGAGGTCGGGATACGCAAGCGCTGCAACTCCGATGACCTCGGAGGGGGGCGGATTGTTGCTGCGGCAATGCTTCGGCCAATGCTGCGCGAAAAAGCGCGTCCATCACGTCCTGGCGGAAGTTGGGCGAGCTGCATTTTCGTCCCCGTACACCGTGGAACAAGTGTTGGCAGCGCCCCGCACGTCTACGCGAGGGATCAAGGTATGTTCCGGTGGGAGATCGAAATGGCGCGCCACGGCCGACGAAGATGGGCACTATGCTTGCCGTGGCGCATTGAGGTGCGCACGATCAACCGCTAGTGCTACGATCAATTCGAGGCGTAGATAATCTAATCCGCGACTGCTGTGGCGATCACCACAATCGCCGTTTTCCTAACGGTACTGATAAACTCTTGGATCGTCGATTCTGATCTCCTCGCCGTAGTGCCGGACCGTGTTCTGGTCCGGACGCAACATCGGTCGAGAACGCCGACCGAGAAGCAGGCGCTCGATCGCCTCGCCGAACGTCGCCCCTTCGAAGGAGAATCCGTCATCCACAACACTGGCCGTGAAGCAACGACCGGAGCTGTCTACGTACAACTCGGCATGTGCATGATGAACATCCGCTATACCAACCAACTGCGTTTGTAGCAATTTGTCCCATACGCCGAGAACTAAATCGTCGGGCGAAAGCTCCCGAAACGCTACGTCACTTTTCGCGCACTCTTCACCGGCACCTGTTTGACCTACCGTCAACCCGCCGAATTCGGCCAAGATGGCTGTTGCCGGATGGTTGGCTCGGAGCGCCGGAGATAGAGCAACCGTCCGGCCCGGACGCCATCCCGCCGCGACGAACAACGGTCGTACGCTCGCAGGCACTGTCGTCCACATCTCCGCCATTCCGGGCTTGTCCCAGTGGCGCGCTCGGAGAGATTCGAACTCCCGACCCTCGGAATCGAAATCCGATGCTCTATCCAGCTGAGCTACGAGCGCCTGCGCTGGCTCGTATCAGACTTGGCCTGATAGAGCCAGCCGCGACGCGGCTTAGTAACAGGGATGCCGGCGGCGGTCCTGGCCGATATAGGCGGCGGCGCCCTGGCGGCACAGGACGGTCGAGGGGCCGTCGTAATAGGCGAAGGTGCCGGGTTGCAGGCCGGGCCCGTAATTGTGGAGGAAGCTGATCGGGTAGGGCAGGCCCCAATTGGACAAATGGTGATGCCGATTATGGCGGGCATCGGCCAGGTTTGGGACCAGGACCGCGGTAGCGAGGAGGGCGGCGGCCGCGAAAAACTTCGCTTTGGTCATTTCGATTCTCCGGAGGTCTCACTGGAAACGGTAGCGATTCGAGCTGAGCGGATAGCGGTTCATCGGAAGAAAGTGTGTCAAAACAATAAGATAGAAGCTTGAGCTCTGATTCGGTCGAGGCCGACACCCCTGCCATCCCGGCTCATCTGGCCTCTGGTTCCAGCAGAGGCGGGTAGAATAGCTGCGGAAAGCCATCCTGGCGCGCCTATTTTTGGCCTCAAGGGATGCTTAACGCTTTCCCAACACAGTCCGGCCAGAGTTCTGTCCGGTCTTGCTTGACGGGCTGTCTTATTTCCGCGTCTGACAGAGGCTATCCGGTTCCTGATCGATCCATGCGCATCACGCCCCTTGCCCTGTTATTCCTCTCGGTCCTGGTCGCGAGCCCGGCGCGCGCCGACCTGCACATTACGCGCGATCACGGCGGTTATGTCGAGGAGTACAAGACCAAGTACAAGCGCATTCGCGAGCGCAAGGAGCGTGTCATCATCGATGGCATCTGCAATTCGGCGTGCACGCTGGTGTTCGGCATCGTGCCGATGAACAAGATCTGCGTGACGCCGAAGGCGAGCGTGGGTTTCCACCAGGCCTATTACGACAAGGCCTTCACTTTCGGCATCAAGGTCACCAGTGCGGAGGGGACGTCGGACCTGATGTCCTATTATCCGGAAACGGTGAAGGACTGGATCCGCAGGAATGGCGGGCTCACCACCGAGATGAAAAAGATCAAGAACGGCCGCGAGCTCTGGAGGATCGTCGATCCCTGCCCGGAAGAGTGGTGATCGCGCTCCGGATGCGGTGCGGCACTCGCGCGCTGCTCCGTCGAGCCTGGACACAATTCGCGTAACGCGTCCGCTGAATGGCTTCAGCCTTCTAAGGCAATGCGATCGCCGCAGCGCTTCAATGGCAGAAGACGCTTTGCATGTGCCGGCGCACGCTGGGCAAGATCGTTTGGGGGCGACCAGGGACATGAAACGAAAACCTGACCTGTCAAAAGATATTGATCTTCTGCTCGATGATCTCTGTAGGGAGTGGGGCTTTTGTAATCGTCTAACCGCCGCAGACCTCCTCGCGCACGAAGCGCCGCTTAGCGCCAACGAATTTGCACGGGCTGTTCTTCAAGCCGAGGGAATGAATTCCGAACTTGAGACAAGCTGGATGAGACGCATTAAGGAGCGATTTGTCGACCGGTATGGAGCATCGGTCTCGCCGGAAAGCTATGCTCGAACAATATCCGGGACAGATTGAGCGTCAAATACAGGTGGGTGCTGCCAGCTGCGCCGATCGGCGCACGTTTGCCCGACGCGATGCAGCGCTTTTGCGCTGCTCCGCAGAACCGGTCCCATCCACATGATCCGTGTCAGCGCATCGCAACGTCAGGCGCGTCGCGATGCGCTGCATCCGGGATACGAGACCTCGTCCTAGAACGTCACCACGCCACGGATCGACTCGCCGCGCTTCATCAGCTCGAACGCGTTGTTGATTTCGGCAAGCGGCATCACATGGGTGATCATCGGGTCGATCTGGATCTTGCCCTGCATGTACCAGTCGACGATCTTCGGCACGTCGGTGCGGCCCCGCGCGCCGCCGAAGGCGGTGCCTTTCCATACCCGGCCGGTGACGAGCTGGAACGGCCGCGTCGCAATCTCGGCGCCCGCGGGCGCCACGCCGATGACGATCGACTGGCCCCAGCCGCGGTGGCAGGCTTCCAGCGCCTGCCGCATCACGGTGACATTGCCGGTGCAGTCGAACGTGTAGTCCGCGCCGCCGATCTGGTCGGCGCCTGACTTCGTCATGTCGACGAGGTGAGGTACCAGGTCCTTGCCGAGGTCTTTCGGGTTGACGAAATGGGTCATGCCGAAGCGCTCGCCCCACGCCTTGCGATCGTTATTGATGTCGACGCCGATGATCATGTCGGCGCCGGCGAGCCGCAGGCCCTGCAGCACGTTGAGCCCGATGCCGCCAAGGCCGAACACGATCGCTTTCGCGCCTTGCTCGACCTTGGCGGTGTTGATGACGGCGCCGATGCCTGTCGTGACTCCGCAGCCGATGTAGCAGACCTTGTCGAATGGCGCGTCCTCGCGAATTTTTGCCACCGCGATCTCCGGCAGCACGGTGTAGTTCGCAAACGTCGACGTGCCCATGTAGTGATGAACAGGTTTGCCGCCGATCGAGAAGCGCGAGGTGCCGTCGGGCATCAGGCCCTGGCCTTGCGTTGTGCGGATCGCGGTGCAGAGATTGGTCTTGCGCGACAGGCAGGACGGGCACTGCCGGCATTCCGGCGTATACAGCGGAATGACGTGATCGCCTTTCTTGACGCTGGTGACGCCCTTGCCGATATCGACCACGATGCCCGCACCCTCATGGCCGAGGATTGCCGGAAA encodes the following:
- a CDS encoding SUKH-3 domain-containing protein — protein: MAEMWTTVPASVRPLFVAAGWRPGRTVALSPALRANHPATAILAEFGGLTVGQTGAGEECAKSDVAFRELSPDDLVLGVWDKLLQTQLVGIADVHHAHAELYVDSSGRCFTASVVDDGFSFEGATFGEAIERLLLGRRSRPMLRPDQNTVRHYGEEIRIDDPRVYQYR
- a CDS encoding S-(hydroxymethyl)glutathione dehydrogenase/class III alcohol dehydrogenase, with the translated sequence MDVRAAVAVAAGKPLEVTTVQLEGPREGEVLVEIKATGVCHTDEFTLSGADPEGLFPAILGHEGAGIVVDIGKGVTSVKKGDHVIPLYTPECRQCPSCLSRKTNLCTAIRTTQGQGLMPDGTSRFSIGGKPVHHYMGTSTFANYTVLPEIAVAKIREDAPFDKVCYIGCGVTTGIGAVINTAKVEQGAKAIVFGLGGIGLNVLQGLRLAGADMIIGVDINNDRKAWGERFGMTHFVNPKDLGKDLVPHLVDMTKSGADQIGGADYTFDCTGNVTVMRQALEACHRGWGQSIVIGVAPAGAEIATRPFQLVTGRVWKGTAFGGARGRTDVPKIVDWYMQGKIQIDPMITHVMPLAEINNAFELMKRGESIRGVVTF